Proteins from a single region of Hydra vulgaris chromosome 12, alternate assembly HydraT2T_AEP:
- the LOC136087785 gene encoding zinc finger MYM-type protein 1-like, with the protein MKKVKSGAAKRREAAAAREVITKYPKLTQFLKPAVQADGESVAITETNNDVTANAENDSVSCFGLSAEGDSNMAICECIPTATTLPLLFLSDDPSDWPENVSDAQRCDIVERGVKQIEIDFPHNQERRRFSVTYYKRQMKNGETIVRSWLVYSMKSNKVFCFCCKLFGISDSPFRQGMNTWEGLSKKLNDHETGSTHLRCFEQWMTLRKGIMNQTTIDEHQYKLLQKERKFWRAVLERLLDITLFLSARNLGFRGSQEVIGSKNNGNFLGLFELMAKYDSVLDELLRRIQKKETNEHYLSNDTQNELIELLAKEIEAENLSKVKKAKYFSIILDCTPDVSHKEQMSIILRSVVCIPGTGINISENFFGYLKVDDTTGKGLLDAFLDQTKKWELNILDCRGQSSDNGANMKGKAKGVQARLLQMNPKALYVPCANHSLNLVIVDGAKSSNSAITFFGVLSRLYTLFSSSPARWHILKSCIPISVKPQSDTRWESRINCVKPLRYHLKEILEALEKLEVYALEKRDGATATEVCSLMEYMMTWPFILSIVIWYDVLYQINKSSKLLQSSTTSLDVLDSEIKATYTFLQQYRETGFSDAHMKASEIAEVLDIAKIFPEVRSRQKKMIHSYECADEAHTIQLEQKFKVDFFLPLLDMSMGSVKERFEQVSSITELYDFLYRSENLIQICKENSLSLYCKNLQAKLGDIDSDDLEMELKRFVIVVQEKESTHMKSAHDFLNYIYKEELQETYPNLAIVLRIILTSPVTVASAERSFSKLKLIKTFHRSTMVDDRLSSLAMLSIENDVARKLNYEEIINKFASMKVRHKSFL; encoded by the exons ATGAAGAAAGTGAAAAGTGGTGCAGCTAAGAGAAGAGAAGCAGCTGCAGCCAGGGAAGTAATAACTAAGTACCCCAAACTTACACAATTTTTGAAACCAGCAGTTCAAGCTGATGGTGAATCAGTAGCAATAACAGAAACCAATAATGATGTTACAGCCAATGCAGAAAATGATTCTGTTTCTTGTTTTGGTTTGTCTGCTGAAGGAGACTCTAATATGGCAATCTGTGAGTGTATACCAACTGCCACAACACTGCCACTTCTTTTTCTCAGTGATGATCCTTCTGATTGGCCAGAAAATGTTTCTGATGCACAGAGGTGTGACATTGTTGAACGTGGTGTAAAGCAAATTGAGATAGATTTTCCACACAATCAAGAAAGACGACGATTTTCAGTGACTTATTATAAACGACAGATGAAGAATGGAGAAACTATTGTACGGTCATGGCTTGTGTATTCTATGaaaagtaataaagttttttgcttCTGTTGCAAACTTTTTGGTATATCAGATTCACCATTCCGACAAGGGATGAACACATGGGAAGGTTTATCCAAAAAACTGAATGATCATGAAACAGGAAGTACACATCTCAGGTGCTTTGAACAGTGGATGACATTACGAAAAg GCATAATGAATCAAACAACCATTGATGAGCATCAATACAAGTTGCTTCAAAAAGAGCGAAAATTTTGGAGAGCAGTATTGGAACGATTACTAGACATCACTCTATTTCTTTCTGCGAGGAATCTTGGATTCCGTGGTTCACAAGAGGTCATTGGTTCCAAGAACAATGGAAACTTTCTTGGGTTGTTTGAATTGATGGCGAAGTATGATAGTGTGCTCGATGAACTTTTACGTCGGATTCAGAAGAAAGAAACTAATGAACATTATTTGAGCAATGATACCCAGAATGAGTTGATTGAATTGTTAGCCAAGGAGATTGAAGCCGAAAACCTTTCCAAAGTAAAGAAAGCgaaatatttttccattattttggATTGTACGCCAGACGTTTCACATAAAGAACAAATGAGCATAATCCTACGATCAGTAGTTTGCATTCCTGGGACAGGTATCAACATTTCTGAAAATTTCTTTGGATATCTCAAGGTAGATGATACCACTGGAAAAGGGCTTTTGGATGCCTTTCTAGATCAGACAAAAAAGTGGGAATTAAATATTCTTGACTGTCGAGGCCAATCCTCTGATAACGGTGCTAACATGAAAGGAAAGGCAAAGGGTGTTCAAGCTAGGCTTCTTCAAATGAATCCCAAAGCTCTATATGTTCCGTGTGCAAACCATTCACTTAATCTAGTCATTGTTGACGGTGCAAAGTCATCCAACAGTGCAATTACTTTTTTCGGAGTTCTTTCAAGATTGTATACACTCTTTTCATCATCTCCTGCTCGATGGCATATTTTAAAGTCATGTATACCCATTTCTGTCAAGCCTCAATCCGATACCAGATGGGAAAGTAGAATAAACTGTGTGAAACCTCTTCGCTATCACCTGAAAGAGATATTAGAGGCATTAGAAAAATTGGAAGTGTATGCTCTAGAGAAGAGAGATGGCGCAACAGCTACAGAAGTATGTTCGCTGATGGAATATATGATGACATGGCCATTCATATTGTCAATCGTTATTTGGTATGACGTTTTATACCAAATTAACAAATCAAGTAAGCTTCTGCAGTCCTCTACAACTTCCCTTGATGTCTTGGATAGTGAAATAAAGGCCACATATACATTTCTTCAGCAATATCGTGAAACTGGATTTTCAGACGCACACATGAAAGCATCAGAAATCGCAGAAGTGTTGGACATTGCAAAAATTTTTCCAGAAGTGCGTTCCCGACAAAAAAAGATGATTCATTCATACGAGTGTGCCGATGAAGCTCACACCATCCAATTAGAACAGAAGTTTAAAGTTGATTTCTTTTTACCACTCCTTGATATGTCAATGGGATCAGTAAAGGAGCGTTTTGAACAAGTCAGTAGTATCACAGAGCTCTATGACTTCCTATACCGTTCTGAGAATCTTATTCAAATCTGTAAAGAAAATTCTTTGTctttatattgcaaaaatttgcAAGCAAAGCTTGGCGATATAGATTCGGATGATCTGGAAATGGAATTAAAACGATTTGTCATAGTGGTACAGGAGAAAGAAAGTACTCACATGAAATCTGCACATGATTTTcttaattacatttataaagaaGAGCTGCAAGAAACTTATCCAAATCTTGCCATTGTGTTACGCATAATCCTTACCTCACCAGTAACTGTCGCAAGTGCTGAACGTAGCTTCAGCAAGCTAAAATTGATTAAGACTTTTCATAG GTCAACAATGGTTGATGACCGCTTGTCTTCTCTGGCGATGCTGTCAATTGAGAACGATGTggcaagaaaattaaattatgagGAGATAATCAACAAATTTGCAAGTATGAAAGTTCGCCACAAGTCATTTCTGTGA